In the Longimicrobiales bacterium genome, one interval contains:
- a CDS encoding DoxX family protein has product MDNVAVALQIIIALGIANVWILRADRSTPYRPEGASSLAEEFTRYGLPDWVRRAVGITKLALAAALVAGIYFSSLATTAAVLMALLMVAAVIAHIRIRDPWTKALPASLMLFMSTAVAVIHSL; this is encoded by the coding sequence GTGGATAACGTCGCGGTCGCTCTCCAAATCATCATCGCACTTGGCATTGCCAACGTCTGGATCCTGCGCGCCGACCGTTCCACGCCTTATCGGCCGGAAGGCGCCAGTTCATTGGCCGAAGAATTCACCCGGTACGGCCTGCCTGACTGGGTCCGCCGGGCAGTCGGGATAACAAAGCTTGCCCTAGCTGCGGCTCTCGTGGCCGGGATCTACTTCAGCTCACTGGCAACGACTGCCGCGGTCCTGATGGCTCTGCTGATGGTGGCGGCGGTCATTGCCCACATTCGGATTCGGGATCCTTGGACCAAGGCCCTTCCTGCGTCGCTCATGCTCTTCATGTCCACCGCGGTCGCGGTCATTCACTCTCTGTGA